One part of the Clostridium thermosuccinogenes genome encodes these proteins:
- a CDS encoding immunoglobulin-like domain-containing protein: MKKLEQSAQEKVDADAAWLTDVLILNGNSSLNNIISHLSLPIVGENRSKITWASSDTNIIAVDGTVTRLSYI, encoded by the coding sequence GTGAAAAAGCTTGAACAAAGCGCTCAGGAAAAGGTTGATGCCGATGCCGCATGGCTAACGGATGTTCTGATTCTTAACGGGAACAGCTCCTTGAATAATATTATAAGTCACTTAAGTCTTCCCATTGTTGGAGAAAATAGGAGCAAAATTACATGGGCATCCAGCGATACAAACATAATCGCTGTTGATGGAACAGTCACCAGACTGAGCTATATTTAA
- a CDS encoding immunoglobulin-like domain-containing protein, translating into MISWQSSDEAVVSIDGTVYRPLYADGDKAVTLTATLSIDSLTKTKEFIVKVIRIEQTDAEKLAADNAWLSDEIILYGNTALDNVTWDLSLPAVGPNGSTISWSSTNSDVIMTDETVIRPSYTLGDQSITLTAVISNGASATKTFIIIEKAAEPTDDEILNLDAEWLTIEKILNGNTAYNNILCNLSLLNKEPMRSDIHWESGNEAVVDASGSVTRPDYASGDKAVTLTATLSKSSTVTKPLQ; encoded by the coding sequence ATCATCAGCTGGCAATCCAGCGATGAAGCTGTTGTAAGTATTGATGGCACTGTATATAGACCGTTATATGCCGATGGCGATAAAGCAGTAACTCTAACAGCAACACTTAGCATAGACTCCTTGACTAAAACAAAAGAATTCATTGTGAAAGTTATCAGAATTGAGCAGACAGATGCAGAAAAGCTTGCTGCTGATAATGCCTGGCTGTCCGATGAAATCATATTATACGGAAACACTGCACTGGATAATGTAACCTGGGATTTGAGCCTTCCTGCCGTTGGTCCCAATGGGAGCACCATTAGTTGGTCATCGACAAATTCAGATGTTATAATGACCGACGAAACGGTGATAAGACCGTCATATACCTTGGGGGATCAGAGTATTACCCTGACTGCAGTAATCAGTAACGGAGCATCTGCTACAAAAACCTTCATAATTATAGAAAAAGCTGCTGAACCAACGGATGATGAAATTCTCAACCTGGACGCAGAGTGGCTGACGATTGAGAAAATACTAAATGGAAACACAGCATACAATAATATTCTTTGCAATTTAAGTCTTCTAAATAAAGAACCAATGAGAAGCGATATTCACTGGGAATCCGGCAATGAAGCTGTTGTGGATGCGTCAGGCAGTGTTACAAGACCTGATTATGCTTCGGGTGACAAAGCTGTTACGCTGACAGCTACCTTATCAAAAAGCTCCACTGTCACAAAACCTTTACAGTGA